A portion of the Bdellovibrio bacteriovorus genome contains these proteins:
- the chrA gene encoding chromate efflux transporter, with product MRTNTKILKELFWLFLKLGTTAFGGPAAHIAMMQNEVVVRRKWLSQEEFLDLLSATNFIPGPNSTELAIHIGHKRAGWRGLIVAGVAFIFPAVMIVSAVAWVYVTYGNLPALHSIMYGIKPVIIAVVLQAIWSLSKSAVKSGFLAALGVTAIVLNAAGVGELTTIFGAGVIAGAFYLYRSKGALSGFAFIPGKNEGTLAAASLAVSSAALLPFSNEKLFLFFLKVGSVLFGSGYVLLAFLRADLVDNWHWLTEAQLLDAVAVGQFTPGPVFTTATFIGYVLSGPAGAVLATLGIFFPAFFFVAISAPFIPRLRASRLASSVLDAVNVASLAVMTVTAFFLAKSSVIDVTTALLACFSAILLVRFKVNSAWLVLAGAIIGFGMTNYL from the coding sequence GTGCGCACTAATACGAAAATTTTAAAAGAATTATTTTGGCTCTTTTTAAAGCTGGGCACCACCGCTTTTGGCGGTCCGGCGGCGCACATTGCGATGATGCAAAATGAAGTGGTCGTTCGGCGCAAGTGGCTCAGTCAAGAAGAGTTCTTAGATCTTTTAAGCGCCACCAATTTTATTCCTGGCCCAAACTCCACTGAACTTGCGATTCATATCGGCCACAAACGGGCCGGATGGCGTGGATTGATCGTGGCAGGTGTCGCATTTATTTTTCCGGCCGTCATGATCGTGTCCGCCGTTGCGTGGGTTTATGTCACTTACGGAAATCTGCCGGCTTTACATTCCATCATGTATGGCATTAAGCCCGTGATCATCGCCGTTGTCCTCCAAGCGATTTGGAGCTTAAGTAAGTCCGCAGTTAAATCCGGCTTTTTAGCGGCTTTAGGTGTGACCGCCATTGTTTTAAATGCCGCCGGGGTCGGGGAGCTTACGACCATCTTTGGCGCTGGTGTTATTGCTGGCGCGTTTTATTTATATCGAAGCAAAGGGGCTCTTTCAGGTTTTGCATTTATCCCGGGAAAAAATGAAGGCACGCTGGCGGCGGCGTCGCTAGCTGTTTCATCAGCGGCTCTCTTGCCATTTTCAAATGAAAAACTTTTTTTATTTTTTCTGAAAGTCGGATCGGTTCTGTTTGGCAGTGGTTATGTGCTATTGGCTTTTTTAAGAGCTGATTTGGTTGATAACTGGCATTGGTTGACCGAAGCCCAATTGTTAGACGCGGTGGCGGTGGGACAGTTTACTCCGGGGCCGGTTTTTACCACGGCGACATTTATTGGTTACGTTTTATCCGGTCCCGCGGGCGCAGTCCTTGCCACTTTAGGAATATTTTTTCCGGCCTTTTTTTTCGTGGCGATATCAGCTCCCTTCATACCGCGCTTGCGCGCATCGCGATTGGCTTCGTCAGTTCTTGATGCCGTCAATGTCGCTTCTTTAGCGGTCATGACAGTGACGGCCTTTTTCTTGGCAAAAAGTTCGGTCATTGATGTCACCACGGCTCTTTTGGCATGTTTCTCTGCAATATTATTAGTGCGATTTAAGGTGAACTCGGCTTGGTTGGTCCTTGCAGGTGCGATCATCGGATTTGGGATGACAAATTACCTCTGA